From a region of the Myxococcus fulvus genome:
- a CDS encoding M16 family metallopeptidase, which produces MRKAPSKTSVPDRAADPSLQSLFDVHEATLPNGLQVRLLANHLAPVVSLYTFFNVGSRNERPGITGISHLFEHMMFNGAKKYGPKMFDKTLESNGGSSNAYTSHDMTVYYDDFSSDALETVLDLESDRMRSLRISQEMLTSEREVVKEERRVRMDNDIGGMMDEELGSLVYKAHAYRWPVIGWMADIEAITREDCQNFFRTYYAPNNAILYIAGDIDPKKTLALVRRYYGDIPRGPAPQPVINAEPEQRGERRSTVRHPAQSPAVVIGYKGPSARDEDTLALDVAQYVLTKGEGSRLTRSLLYEQKVVVGVGLDWSWRIDPGTILFFLELMPESDPQKAEAALYAELEKLARDGITERELQKALNNLRSDHLRELGTNNGRAHAMGNYEALLGDWRHVLSLPSAYASITREQVQAAVKKYLIPERRSVVTLMPAPSEA; this is translated from the coding sequence ATGCGCAAGGCCCCCTCGAAGACGTCGGTTCCCGACCGCGCCGCGGATCCCTCCCTCCAGTCGCTGTTCGACGTGCATGAGGCCACGCTGCCCAATGGCCTCCAGGTGCGCCTGCTGGCCAACCACCTGGCCCCCGTCGTCAGCCTCTACACCTTCTTCAACGTGGGCAGCCGCAACGAGCGCCCCGGCATCACCGGCATCAGCCACCTGTTCGAGCACATGATGTTCAACGGGGCCAAGAAGTACGGCCCCAAGATGTTCGACAAGACGCTCGAGTCCAATGGCGGCAGCTCCAACGCGTACACGTCCCACGACATGACGGTGTACTACGACGACTTCTCGTCGGACGCGCTGGAGACGGTGCTGGACCTGGAGTCGGACCGGATGCGCTCCCTGCGCATCTCCCAGGAGATGCTCACCAGCGAGCGCGAGGTGGTGAAGGAGGAGCGCCGCGTCCGCATGGACAACGACATCGGCGGGATGATGGACGAGGAGCTCGGCTCGCTCGTCTACAAGGCCCACGCGTACCGCTGGCCCGTCATCGGCTGGATGGCGGACATCGAGGCCATCACCCGCGAGGACTGCCAGAACTTCTTCCGCACCTACTACGCGCCCAACAACGCCATCCTCTACATCGCCGGGGACATCGACCCGAAGAAGACGCTGGCGCTGGTGCGCCGCTACTACGGCGACATCCCCCGGGGCCCCGCGCCCCAGCCCGTCATCAACGCGGAGCCGGAGCAGCGCGGCGAGCGCCGCTCCACGGTGCGTCACCCCGCGCAGTCTCCCGCCGTCGTCATCGGCTACAAGGGCCCCTCGGCCCGGGACGAGGACACGCTGGCGCTGGACGTGGCGCAGTACGTGCTCACCAAGGGCGAGGGGAGCCGGCTGACGCGCTCGCTCTTGTACGAGCAGAAGGTGGTGGTGGGCGTGGGCCTGGACTGGTCCTGGCGCATCGACCCGGGCACCATCCTCTTCTTCCTGGAGCTGATGCCGGAGTCGGATCCGCAGAAGGCGGAGGCCGCGCTGTACGCGGAGCTGGAGAAGCTGGCGCGCGACGGAATCACCGAGCGCGAGCTGCAGAAGGCCCTCAACAACCTGCGCTCGGACCACCTGCGCGAGCTGGGCACGAACAACGGCCGCGCCCACGCCATGGGCAACTACGAGGCGCTGCTGGGTGACTGGCGCCACGTGCTCTCGCTGCCGTCCGCCTACGCGTCCATCACCCGCGAGCAGGTGCAGGCCGCCGTCAAGAAGTACCTCATCCCCGAGCGCCGCTCCGTCGTGACGCTGATGCCCGCGCCCTCCGAGGCGTGA
- a CDS encoding serine/threonine-protein kinase, whose product MSATYRLTGRIESGELAELYEAVQAPSGEVVVKLFHPKTSDPAYALDLAETTRLLQPVRHPGILHVVDMGVVRQRLAVVREDVDGYLLGTALQRLHTKEVVLPYTVALYVVIQLLDAVQKAHEAGVVHGALTPGNVVLGRNGTPAVCDFGAMRALLAVPQLRKSFAGRGRGTYRAPEVTRGEAATEVADVYSLGAIAYELLTQREPVVPGSGGVSTRRSESLPPPSRLDRRINSRLDPLILRALEPNAARRFRTCGEFSNALRNFLSASGGMPGIEDVRRFVNELFPNEVSVASAAPPFKEPFQLEPISGAEMDDLGAEEPEASIVQRAPYTRALTESEAGAETQESVPGFDEYRPEEYEQDIASTQTRVKDAPAPQAQAHGEDWTEGTHAAAVEQDWDAPPGAAPPKPRRQHGQQGTGAAAPGARPPARNARMRVVEDFSAPSPLSDDDEEFSVAGRRAAARAKRPPPPVEKGPQTLPDPMPAVVRPGHRADMAMPASTSQNIPVSSAEPARPSTRGRLILATEARRGRWLAIAGVLALVGFATFLVAAWRLGDSEAPAGEEAAESLRTGPSPATPIPRPAPPPKPAAVEREPAPRAEEPEEEVSPAKAIPASQRGYLTLTTNEPAKVYLDGKLISRTTPLKRYPMRVGAHELELVARTTGERMPLSVQIRRGKLTSSIVVDFRPAPRR is encoded by the coding sequence ATGAGCGCCACCTACCGTCTGACGGGACGCATCGAGTCCGGAGAGCTCGCGGAGCTCTACGAGGCCGTCCAGGCTCCCTCGGGCGAAGTGGTGGTGAAGCTCTTCCACCCCAAGACGTCGGACCCCGCCTACGCGCTGGACCTGGCGGAGACGACGCGCCTGCTCCAGCCCGTGCGCCACCCGGGCATCCTCCACGTGGTGGACATGGGCGTCGTGCGCCAGCGGCTCGCCGTGGTGCGCGAGGACGTCGACGGCTACCTCCTGGGCACCGCCCTCCAACGCCTGCACACCAAGGAGGTCGTCCTCCCGTACACGGTGGCGCTCTACGTCGTCATCCAGCTCCTGGATGCGGTGCAGAAGGCCCACGAGGCGGGCGTCGTCCACGGCGCGCTCACGCCCGGCAACGTGGTGCTGGGGCGCAACGGCACGCCCGCCGTCTGTGACTTCGGCGCCATGCGCGCGCTGCTCGCGGTGCCCCAGCTGCGCAAGTCCTTCGCGGGCCGCGGCCGAGGCACCTACCGCGCACCCGAGGTGACGCGAGGGGAGGCCGCCACCGAGGTGGCGGATGTGTATTCGCTGGGCGCCATCGCCTACGAGCTGCTCACCCAGCGCGAGCCGGTGGTGCCGGGCAGCGGCGGCGTCTCCACGCGCAGGAGCGAGTCGCTGCCTCCGCCCAGCCGGTTGGACCGGCGCATCAACAGCCGGTTGGATCCGCTCATCCTCCGCGCGCTGGAGCCCAACGCCGCGCGGCGCTTCCGCACGTGCGGCGAGTTCTCCAATGCGCTCCGCAACTTCCTCTCGGCCAGCGGCGGCATGCCGGGCATCGAGGACGTGCGCCGCTTCGTCAACGAGCTGTTCCCCAACGAGGTCAGCGTCGCCAGCGCGGCCCCTCCGTTCAAGGAGCCGTTCCAGCTGGAGCCCATCTCCGGCGCGGAGATGGACGACCTGGGCGCCGAGGAGCCCGAGGCCTCCATCGTCCAGCGCGCCCCCTACACCCGCGCGCTCACCGAGTCGGAGGCCGGCGCGGAGACCCAGGAGTCCGTCCCCGGCTTCGACGAGTACCGACCCGAGGAGTACGAGCAGGACATCGCCTCCACGCAGACCCGCGTGAAGGACGCCCCCGCGCCCCAGGCCCAGGCCCATGGCGAGGACTGGACGGAGGGGACCCACGCCGCGGCGGTCGAGCAGGACTGGGATGCGCCTCCGGGCGCCGCGCCGCCCAAGCCGCGGCGTCAGCACGGGCAGCAGGGGACAGGCGCGGCGGCCCCGGGTGCGCGTCCGCCGGCGCGCAACGCCCGCATGCGCGTGGTGGAGGACTTCTCCGCGCCGTCTCCGCTGTCGGATGACGACGAGGAGTTCTCCGTCGCCGGTCGTCGCGCGGCGGCCCGTGCGAAGCGTCCTCCGCCGCCCGTGGAGAAGGGCCCTCAGACGCTGCCAGACCCGATGCCCGCGGTGGTCCGTCCGGGCCATCGCGCCGACATGGCGATGCCGGCGTCGACCTCCCAGAACATTCCCGTGAGCTCCGCGGAGCCCGCCCGACCGAGCACCCGCGGGCGGCTCATCCTCGCGACGGAGGCGCGTCGGGGACGCTGGCTCGCCATCGCCGGAGTGCTGGCACTGGTGGGGTTCGCGACGTTCCTGGTCGCCGCGTGGCGGCTGGGCGATTCCGAGGCGCCCGCCGGGGAGGAGGCCGCCGAGTCCCTCCGCACGGGGCCGTCGCCCGCCACCCCCATCCCCCGACCCGCGCCTCCGCCGAAGCCCGCGGCGGTGGAGCGGGAGCCGGCGCCGCGCGCGGAGGAGCCCGAGGAGGAGGTCTCCCCCGCGAAGGCGATTCCCGCCTCGCAGCGCGGCTACCTGACCCTCACGACCAACGAGCCCGCCAAGGTGTATCTGGACGGGAAGCTCATCAGCAGGACCACGCCCCTCAAGCGCTATCCCATGCGCGTGGGCGCGCACGAGCTGGAGCTGGTCGCGCGCACCACGGGCGAGCGCATGCCCCTGTCCGTTCAGATCCGACGAGGGAAGTTGACCTCCTCGATCGTGGTCGACTTCCGCCCCGCTCCCCGACGGTGA
- a CDS encoding di-heme oxidoredictase family protein: protein MAVALLLAGLAASTASAATYGAQPSGSSAIFFIDTTQWADIHYKVNNGGQLNIRMAVTNGRNQYTVGGLNAGDVVDYSFTYWDLACNCAYDTAWARYTHSGTQTPDAGSGTPDAGPGPQDAGPTPDVGNIVPLFNSGTAQEPATTQNTTAALITRVGDRVRDRHARESQYQAYDHYLGRYFENRTFWLEIIDEVAKGGSQIKVNLHTVYPHDGTNFRAFFRGLNTVAEYFHNGTFERVNDFLYTASVNFNAKEGRAIRVGDRMEIEAGVFLRQPVEGRFNYYGRALLYIVGTAGIVPFEGQGAVLDSFPLPETAWLGGRTTLNYPYSNEPRNRFLQMALNIAPVNAQPFVEGRRLHHTDFSDGSHSEPGNPLFTAHANKLGPNYISRSCIACHTQNGRGLPPAVNTTLGNYVVKVGRVSGTTVTADPFLGFRLQPRSTSGTPEADVRIASWTTSTGTFADGTPYELRKPNYSFLNVIPTNHSARITPQLVGLGLLEAIPETSVAALADPNDTNGDGISGRMQAVVDPETGQTRLGRFGWKAGIARLKHQVAEALNRDIGVTSAVFPTLDCGPSQQGCSGASQELNATDLDKMVRYVALLGVPARRDLRDTQAQRGETLFQNAGCAKCHATSLTTSAFHPNAELRGQTIRPYTDLLLHDMGAGLADNLPEGIASGAEWRTPPLWGIGLTAGVSGGEAYLHDGRARSLTEAILWHGGEGQAARNAFANMNAADRAALLRFLQTL from the coding sequence ATGGCCGTGGCATTGCTGTTGGCGGGCCTCGCGGCGAGCACCGCGAGCGCCGCCACCTATGGCGCTCAGCCGTCTGGCTCGTCCGCCATCTTCTTCATCGACACCACGCAGTGGGCCGACATCCACTACAAGGTGAACAACGGAGGGCAGCTCAACATCCGGATGGCCGTGACGAACGGTCGCAACCAGTACACGGTGGGCGGGCTGAACGCCGGAGACGTCGTCGACTATTCGTTCACGTATTGGGACCTCGCCTGCAACTGCGCCTACGACACCGCCTGGGCGCGCTACACGCACTCCGGCACGCAGACGCCGGACGCGGGCTCCGGGACACCGGACGCGGGCCCTGGGCCGCAGGACGCCGGCCCCACCCCCGACGTGGGGAACATCGTCCCGCTCTTCAACAGCGGCACCGCGCAGGAGCCCGCCACCACGCAGAACACGACCGCCGCGCTCATCACCCGCGTGGGCGACCGCGTCCGCGACAGGCACGCGCGCGAGTCGCAGTACCAGGCCTATGACCACTACCTCGGGCGCTACTTCGAGAACCGCACCTTCTGGCTCGAAATCATCGACGAGGTGGCCAAGGGCGGCAGTCAGATCAAGGTGAACCTGCACACCGTCTACCCCCACGACGGCACCAACTTCCGCGCCTTCTTCCGCGGCCTCAACACCGTAGCGGAGTACTTCCACAACGGCACGTTCGAGCGGGTGAACGACTTCCTCTACACCGCCAGCGTCAACTTCAACGCCAAGGAGGGCCGCGCCATCCGCGTCGGAGATCGGATGGAGATCGAAGCGGGCGTCTTCCTTCGACAACCGGTGGAAGGCCGCTTCAACTACTACGGCCGCGCCCTGCTCTACATCGTCGGCACCGCCGGCATCGTCCCCTTCGAGGGCCAGGGCGCCGTGCTCGACTCGTTCCCCCTGCCGGAGACGGCCTGGCTCGGCGGCCGCACCACGCTGAACTACCCCTACTCCAACGAGCCGAGGAACCGGTTCCTCCAGATGGCGCTGAACATCGCGCCGGTGAATGCGCAACCCTTCGTCGAGGGCCGGCGCCTGCACCACACCGACTTCAGCGACGGCAGCCACTCGGAGCCGGGCAACCCGCTCTTCACCGCGCACGCGAACAAGCTCGGACCGAACTACATCTCCCGCTCCTGCATCGCGTGCCACACCCAGAACGGCCGGGGCCTGCCGCCGGCGGTCAACACCACGCTGGGCAACTACGTGGTGAAGGTGGGGCGCGTCAGCGGCACCACGGTGACGGCGGACCCGTTCCTCGGCTTCCGCCTCCAGCCGCGCAGCACCAGCGGCACGCCCGAGGCGGACGTGCGCATCGCCAGCTGGACGACGAGCACCGGCACCTTCGCGGACGGCACGCCGTACGAGCTGCGCAAGCCCAACTACAGCTTCCTCAACGTCATCCCGACGAACCACTCGGCCCGCATCACCCCGCAGCTGGTGGGACTGGGGCTCCTGGAGGCCATCCCGGAGACGTCCGTGGCGGCGCTCGCGGACCCGAACGACACCAACGGCGATGGCATCTCCGGCCGCATGCAGGCCGTCGTCGACCCGGAGACGGGCCAGACGCGGCTGGGGCGCTTCGGCTGGAAGGCGGGCATCGCGCGGCTCAAGCACCAGGTGGCCGAGGCCCTCAACCGGGACATCGGCGTCACCAGCGCCGTGTTCCCCACCCTGGACTGCGGCCCCTCGCAGCAGGGGTGCTCGGGCGCGAGCCAGGAGCTGAACGCCACGGACCTGGACAAGATGGTCCGCTACGTGGCGCTGCTCGGCGTGCCCGCGCGGCGTGACTTGCGCGACACCCAGGCCCAGCGCGGTGAGACGCTCTTCCAGAACGCCGGCTGCGCGAAGTGCCACGCCACCAGCCTCACCACCAGCGCCTTCCACCCGAACGCGGAGCTGCGCGGCCAGACGATCCGTCCGTACACGGACCTGCTCCTGCACGACATGGGCGCGGGGCTCGCGGACAACCTGCCCGAGGGCATCGCCAGCGGCGCCGAGTGGCGCACGCCTCCGCTCTGGGGCATCGGCCTCACGGCGGGCGTCAGCGGCGGCGAGGCGTATCTGCACGACGGCCGCGCGCGCTCGCTCACCGAGGCCATCCTCTGGCACGGCGGTGAGGGCCAGGCCGCGCGCAACGCGTTCGCCAACATGAACGCCGCGGACCGCGCCGCGCTGCTGCGCTTCCTCCAGACGCTGTAA
- a CDS encoding class I SAM-dependent methyltransferase, with the protein MQPVPLAVTTSSKADEAQREEARAVAARWGLPWMSRKPKEGIAPWLGIKAQALLVVGDDGVTLWAPGGSFGFHAGMAHLRRMRLAAGEPDTFVRVAELRAGDAVLDCTLGLAQDALVASLAVGPSGRVVGVEKSVALCAVAAEGLRHFERGPDSCAIEVHHADAHAYLKGLPSASFDVVFFDPMFGKPKKAQAAFEVLRLFAEHAPLTAQALEEARRVARRWVVVKGARYSDDLRKLGIAPEPTSRFSDVTWGRVAALAPVP; encoded by the coding sequence ATGCAACCGGTGCCTTTGGCGGTGACGACGAGCAGCAAGGCGGACGAGGCCCAGCGCGAGGAGGCCCGGGCGGTGGCCGCGCGTTGGGGGCTGCCGTGGATGTCGCGCAAGCCGAAGGAGGGCATCGCTCCGTGGCTGGGCATCAAGGCGCAGGCCCTGCTGGTGGTGGGGGACGACGGCGTGACGCTGTGGGCGCCGGGCGGTTCCTTCGGGTTCCATGCGGGCATGGCGCATCTGAGGCGCATGCGACTGGCGGCGGGGGAGCCGGACACCTTCGTCCGGGTGGCGGAGCTTCGCGCCGGTGACGCGGTGCTGGACTGCACGCTGGGCCTGGCGCAGGACGCGCTGGTGGCCTCGCTGGCGGTGGGGCCGTCCGGGCGCGTGGTGGGCGTGGAGAAGAGCGTGGCCCTGTGCGCGGTGGCGGCGGAGGGCCTGCGGCACTTCGAGCGGGGTCCGGACTCGTGCGCCATCGAGGTGCACCACGCGGACGCGCACGCGTACTTGAAGGGGCTGCCGTCGGCGTCGTTCGACGTGGTGTTCTTCGACCCGATGTTCGGCAAGCCGAAGAAGGCGCAGGCCGCGTTCGAGGTGCTGCGGCTCTTCGCGGAGCACGCGCCCCTGACGGCCCAGGCGCTGGAGGAGGCCCGGCGCGTGGCGCGCCGCTGGGTGGTGGTGAAGGGCGCGCGCTACTCGGATGACCTGCGCAAGCTGGGGATTGCTCCGGAGCCGACCTCGCGCTTCTCGGACGTCACCTGGGGCAGGGTGGCCGCGCTCGCCCCAGTGCCTTGA
- a CDS encoding HEAT repeat domain-containing protein, with protein MLEHLQTPFFVTLNMQGAALSTYFEIGINPVAQNFLRSLVAATQFVMPDARQDAWEAQELDVTGQYVARYSGMQGASYVKSKARYLRVASPGGLRPVDPSVSVATQSRTLIVLGKEFWPTSLEGHERVEIDSKEGAPPIIGEGEVSLSRIAVRHAPALIGTLEARRKYLGHTSLATAVFVPVDPRDELRRQVAGATLGELATTLRGLSKNGTPDGERTAQVMGRLKALFLLEPGTAASVPGLLSGEKDRNTYSTMLGALSAASTPEAVRALSQVASDVSHATVVRVDAIAALGVVENPTQEGVAALRGVAASPDAELRGTATLALGNATRNALRGDPALGEGMLAELMRSATGPSSPEARALLIRSLANTADARVLPTLQQALQDPSPVVREAAAEALRLIPGPDVDRLVSRVMLEDLAPEVRRAAIFASSFRALAPQIPALAQVIRHDTVEAVRIEAVRLLGANLRQAPGVAELLAWAGQNDPNSDVRHTAQAFLSARPPVQ; from the coding sequence ATGCTGGAGCACCTCCAGACCCCGTTCTTCGTAACGCTCAACATGCAGGGCGCGGCGCTCTCCACCTATTTCGAGATAGGCATCAATCCCGTCGCTCAGAATTTTCTGCGCTCGCTTGTCGCGGCCACCCAGTTCGTCATGCCAGACGCGCGGCAGGATGCGTGGGAGGCCCAGGAACTTGATGTCACCGGCCAGTATGTCGCCCGCTATTCCGGGATGCAGGGGGCGTCCTATGTGAAGTCGAAGGCCCGCTATCTGCGGGTCGCCTCTCCCGGAGGACTGCGGCCGGTGGACCCGTCGGTATCGGTCGCTACCCAGTCACGGACTCTCATCGTCCTAGGGAAGGAGTTCTGGCCCACCTCGCTAGAGGGGCATGAACGCGTGGAAATCGACTCGAAGGAGGGCGCGCCACCCATCATCGGCGAGGGCGAAGTCTCGTTGTCACGCATCGCCGTACGGCACGCTCCCGCTCTCATTGGCACACTCGAGGCACGGCGCAAGTACCTGGGCCATACTTCTCTGGCCACCGCCGTCTTCGTTCCCGTGGATCCTCGCGACGAACTGCGGCGGCAAGTCGCTGGCGCGACGCTGGGGGAACTTGCTACGACGCTGCGAGGTTTGTCGAAGAACGGCACACCGGATGGCGAGCGGACTGCCCAGGTCATGGGGCGACTGAAGGCCTTGTTCCTGCTGGAGCCGGGGACTGCGGCGAGCGTTCCTGGGCTTCTATCCGGCGAGAAGGACCGCAATACGTACAGCACCATGCTCGGCGCGCTTTCTGCGGCTAGCACTCCCGAGGCGGTGCGTGCGTTGAGCCAAGTCGCGAGTGATGTCAGCCATGCGACGGTGGTGCGCGTGGATGCCATCGCGGCGCTCGGTGTGGTCGAGAACCCGACGCAGGAGGGGGTCGCCGCGCTGCGCGGCGTGGCGGCGAGCCCGGACGCGGAGCTGCGTGGGACGGCCACGCTGGCCCTGGGGAACGCGACGCGCAACGCCCTGCGGGGCGACCCGGCCCTGGGGGAGGGGATGCTGGCGGAGTTGATGCGGTCGGCGACCGGCCCCTCGTCTCCCGAGGCGAGAGCGCTCCTCATCCGCTCGTTGGCCAACACGGCGGACGCGAGGGTGCTGCCGACGCTCCAGCAGGCCCTGCAGGACCCGTCCCCCGTGGTGCGCGAGGCCGCCGCGGAGGCGCTGCGGTTGATTCCCGGCCCGGACGTGGACCGGCTCGTGTCCAGGGTTATGCTGGAGGACTTGGCCCCCGAGGTGCGGCGCGCGGCCATCTTCGCGAGCAGCTTCCGGGCGCTCGCGCCCCAGATTCCAGCGCTGGCCCAGGTCATCCGCCATGACACCGTGGAGGCGGTGCGCATCGAGGCCGTGCGTCTGCTCGGCGCGAACCTGCGTCAGGCCCCTGGCGTCGCGGAGTTGCTGGCGTGGGCGGGGCAGAACGATCCCAACAGCGACGTGCGCCACACGGCCCAGGCCTTCCTGTCCGCGCGCCCTCCCGTCCAGTGA
- a CDS encoding response regulator, which translates to MDRTRIFVVEDQPQLLKNLLKVLSTFDELEVVGSSQEGEAAVEDIVRVRPQLVLLDLELPGINGIQVTQKVKRQAPEVEILILTSFDDEQKVYEAIQAGASGYLVKRVGPEKIRSGIHEVMGGGTVLEPLIARRFWNYFQSIQGKPATPEKKADNPWKLTPTEFEVLNYVAKGLSNAEVGQVMTLERRTVRTHLSHIYRKMGVNSHVEAVVMALREGVVDL; encoded by the coding sequence ATGGACCGCACCCGCATCTTCGTCGTCGAGGACCAGCCGCAGCTGCTCAAGAACCTGCTCAAGGTGCTGAGCACCTTCGACGAGCTGGAGGTGGTGGGCAGCAGCCAGGAAGGGGAGGCCGCCGTCGAGGACATCGTCCGCGTCCGGCCCCAGCTGGTCCTGTTGGACCTGGAGCTGCCGGGCATCAACGGCATCCAGGTGACGCAGAAGGTGAAGCGTCAGGCGCCCGAGGTGGAGATCCTCATCCTCACGTCCTTCGACGACGAGCAGAAGGTCTACGAGGCCATCCAGGCGGGCGCGTCCGGCTACCTGGTCAAGCGCGTGGGGCCGGAGAAGATCCGCTCCGGCATCCACGAGGTGATGGGCGGCGGCACCGTGCTGGAGCCCCTCATCGCCCGGCGCTTCTGGAACTACTTCCAGTCCATCCAGGGCAAGCCCGCCACGCCGGAGAAGAAGGCGGACAACCCCTGGAAGCTGACGCCCACCGAGTTCGAGGTGCTGAACTACGTGGCCAAGGGCCTGTCCAACGCGGAGGTGGGGCAGGTGATGACGCTGGAGCGGCGCACGGTGCGCACGCACCTGTCTCATATCTACCGGAAGATGGGGGTCAACTCCCACGTGGAGGCGGTGGTGATGGCCCTGCGTGAAGGGGTCGTGGACCTGTAG
- a CDS encoding HAD-IG family 5'-nucleotidase — protein sequence MCRRPVAPTLSPFRPIPGGPSPDPLHGSFRSPLNRARAEAAERNAQQLLEDETLTRLLTTRREPRDSVPRAREVFVNRNLRMSGVELIGFDMDYTLAIYHMRRLEQLSFDMTLAKLICEYHYPSVVGHLLYDHHFVMRGLAVDRVNGNILKMDRFGHVGRAYHGLRPLKPEVWRELYRNKRVRLRNPQFAWNDTLFALPETCLFAGIIELLESLGQRVDYGKLYDDIREAIDAVHRDNSLKREVRKDLGRYVFLDPELGPALHKLRSGGKRLFLLTNSAWDYTDALMKYLLDGQLPEYPSWRNYFDVVVTAAGKPGFFTDGRPFLELDPSTEEGRVLGEATTLDRGKVYSGGNLARFEELTGYRGENILYVGDHIYGDILKSKKSSLWRTCMVVQEIEDEITYTATRREEIGTLTQMEILRERLDDEVNHHKTLLNLLERRLDREPLTPEEREATEEQRRQLKSELDKMRRALKEATDIADTLEEDVEEGFNPYWGLLFKEGNENSRFGYQVEQYACLYTSRVSNFLHHSPMQYYRSPRDQMPHEQAGALSARLSPMGGEGPPKGAGKD from the coding sequence ATGTGTCGACGTCCCGTGGCTCCAACCCTGTCACCCTTCCGTCCGATCCCGGGCGGGCCCTCGCCGGACCCGCTTCACGGGAGCTTTCGTTCTCCACTCAACCGCGCGCGCGCCGAGGCCGCCGAGCGCAATGCCCAGCAGCTGCTCGAAGATGAGACGCTGACCCGGCTGCTCACCACCCGGCGCGAGCCGAGGGACTCGGTTCCGAGGGCGCGGGAGGTGTTCGTCAACCGCAACCTGCGCATGTCCGGCGTCGAGCTCATCGGCTTCGACATGGACTACACGCTGGCCATCTACCACATGCGCCGGCTCGAGCAGTTGTCGTTCGACATGACGCTCGCCAAGCTCATCTGCGAGTACCACTACCCGTCCGTCGTGGGGCACCTGCTCTACGACCATCACTTCGTGATGCGCGGGCTGGCGGTGGACCGGGTGAACGGCAACATCCTGAAGATGGACCGCTTCGGCCACGTGGGCCGCGCGTACCACGGGCTGCGGCCGCTCAAGCCGGAGGTGTGGCGGGAGCTGTACCGCAACAAGCGCGTGCGGCTGCGCAACCCGCAGTTCGCGTGGAACGACACGCTCTTCGCGCTGCCGGAGACGTGCCTGTTCGCGGGCATCATCGAGCTGCTGGAGTCGCTGGGCCAGCGAGTCGACTACGGCAAGCTCTACGATGACATCCGCGAGGCCATCGACGCGGTCCACCGGGACAACTCGCTCAAGCGCGAGGTGCGCAAGGACCTGGGGCGCTACGTGTTCCTGGACCCGGAGCTCGGGCCCGCGCTGCACAAGCTGCGCTCGGGTGGCAAGCGGCTGTTCCTGCTGACGAACTCCGCGTGGGACTACACGGACGCGCTGATGAAGTACCTGCTGGACGGGCAGCTTCCGGAGTACCCGAGCTGGCGCAACTACTTCGACGTGGTGGTGACGGCGGCGGGCAAGCCGGGCTTCTTCACCGACGGGCGGCCGTTCCTGGAGTTGGACCCGTCCACGGAGGAAGGCCGCGTGCTCGGCGAGGCCACGACGCTGGACCGGGGCAAGGTGTACTCGGGCGGCAACCTGGCGCGCTTCGAGGAGCTGACGGGCTACCGCGGAGAGAACATCCTCTACGTGGGCGACCACATCTACGGCGACATCCTCAAGTCGAAGAAGTCGTCGCTGTGGCGCACGTGCATGGTGGTCCAGGAGATTGAAGACGAGATCACGTACACGGCCACGCGGCGTGAGGAGATCGGCACGCTCACGCAGATGGAGATCCTCCGCGAGCGGCTGGACGACGAGGTCAACCACCACAAGACGCTCTTGAACCTGCTGGAGCGTCGGTTGGACCGCGAGCCCTTGACGCCCGAGGAGCGCGAGGCGACGGAGGAGCAGCGTCGTCAGCTCAAGTCGGAGCTGGACAAGATGCGCCGCGCGCTGAAGGAGGCGACGGACATCGCGGACACGCTGGAGGAGGACGTCGAGGAGGGCTTCAACCCGTACTGGGGCCTGCTGTTCAAGGAGGGCAACGAGAACAGCCGCTTCGGCTACCAGGTGGAGCAGTACGCGTGTCTGTACACCAGCCGCGTGTCGAACTTCCTGCACCACTCGCCCATGCAGTACTACCGCTCCCCCAGGGACCAGATGCCCCACGAGCAGGCCGGAGCGCTCTCCGCGCGCCTGTCGCCCATGGGCGGCGAAGGACCTCCGAAGGGCGCGGGGAAGGACTGA